The sequence ATCGCTGCTGAATTTTCCGATGAGTTCACCTGTTTTCTGGCGATGAATCCGGCAGTAATCACCATATATATAATTTTGTGCTATAAGCAATTTATAATTTACAACAGATTGTTCTTTTATGTACGAAGAGAGGATTTTATTTAATAAATTTATAAGGGCACTTACAGACATACCTACAGCAATATAAACGATACCTTTGAATAATAGATTTTTATGAAAATCCACAGCATTGTCAATCACTATACCTAACCCATAAGAATAGATATAACCTGAGAAAAATAATATAATATACAAAAATATTAACATTATCATCCATTTTAACATCTTCGAAGCTTTAACCAACCTCTTTATGGATTTTACCGCTTCAAGAAAAACACCTTTATTACTCATCATAAACTCCTATTCATGTTTTCAAAAATTTCATCCGGTCTTGTCCAAAACAAAAAAATAAATTCATTGACATACTCATTATAATATAAATATAATAACTAATCAACATAAAATTTACGTTTTTGTTATTAATTTGTGATAATACCACTTTATAATTATCCTATGGAAATGTCATATTTTTTAGTTATTTCAATTTAATTTGCTTAGCTCCTCTTCAATCTCTTTTTTGTCCAATCTTTCAAATAAAATATCAAATTTAGCTATTGTAGCCCCTATTTTTAAATTAATATACTTCCAAGTTTCTGTATCACAATTCAACCAACCTTTAACTTTAGCCGATGAGAACGGTAAAAATGGCTGTAGTAAATTAGCAATATTTATTATAGCTGCTAAACAGTTATAAATAGTATTCGTACACCCAGCCCTATCTGTATTTATAGTAATCCAAGGACTCTTCTCATCAAAATATTTATTTATGCTCTTTATAAAATCAAAAATTTCATCTATTGCTGTCTTCAGATTGCCGTTTTCGATAAGATTACCAATCTCATAGTATAAGAGTTCAATTCTTGATTTTATATGGCAATCTATCTTACCATCCGGTATTTTATTTTCAAAATATTTTTTCACGAATACCAAGGTCCTGTTTACCAAATTTCCATACACACCTAATAATTCACCATTATTTCTATCGATAAATTCTCTCCACGAAAAGTCCGCATCCCTTTTTTGAGGACTATTTGCTATAAAAAAATATCTTAATGAGTCGGCATTATATTTTTCAATTATATCCAGAACCCACACCGCCCAGTTATTACTCGTTGATATTTTTCTTCCCTCTAAGGTAATATACTCACTGGAAATTATCCTACCAGGAAATTTGTTGATTCCGAGACCACTCAACAATGCAGGTAAGATTATAGTGTGAAAAGGAATATTATCTTTTCCGTGTATAAATAGTTATATAAAAAAACTCCCGAACCTAAGAAAAAATTCTTAGGAACGAGAGTTGAATTTCGCGTTACCATCCTAATTTGCCTGTACCTCACGATATAAGCCTCTTCAAGTACGTTATATAACAATGATTATACTCTATCGCTATAACGGGCAAACCCGGTGCAGCCTAAATCTAATGATCCCGGTGCACAACTCCAAGGCTATTTTCACTTCAATACCCTTTGTTTCTTCTCACCATAGGAAATTCTCTGTAAAAGTATTATTAAAGCTACTTTTCTTTGTATTTAAATTATTAGATATATTACAGTACATGCCCTCTATTTTATTCCATATATTTTTAATTTCCTTCACAATTTAAAAAACCTGCCATAGATGATTATTGATGAAATTGTTCCTAATGATGTAACTTTAGGCTGACAAAAGCGCCCTGCCGACTGAAAATTTTTGGTAAGCAGGACGGCTTGCGCCGTGAAGATTATTTCGCATTATCTTTGATTTGGTAAAACGCTATGATTACAAGCAAATTGATAATAATCTTGATGAATTTATCTAAACGTCTCCCTTTTATAAAATTTATTTTTACAAAATATAACAAGAACAGCAATGAATGAAACAGTTTGCGATATGGTTATTCTCACAATTTGCAGCTCATCTACATCTGTTATAGTGGAAATATGCAGTATATTGATAATTGTGTTGTTTAAAAAGTGATCTGCCATTGGCAGCCACAAAGAACCTGATATTTTTGTAAGCAGACAAAATTTGACTCCGGTAATGCCTGTTGTTACAACAAGCATAAGCATCATCATAAGCGTACCGCCAAAGCTTCTTTCTGCGTTCAAAAAGCTCCGCAGGGGTGCGGCAATATGCCAAAACCCGAACAATACGGATGAAAGGATTACCGCAATTAAAAATGAATATTTCTTTTCCGCAAGTTTTAAAAACAGTCCTCTAAAAACACCTTCCTCCATAACAACATTTATAATGTTGCCGATGACACAAATGGCAAAGAATAAGAGTCCTGTCTGATTACCTAAATTGCCATTGACAGAATAACTTGTCACATAAAGCTGCAACGATGGTGAGTTTCCTAACATAGAATGGATGGAATACTCGATCCCATAAGCCAACATATATGCACATACTCCAAGCAGCAATCCATATAGCACATTTTTAAGAGCTTTTTGGGGTTGAAAGCCGATTTCACTTGTGCGAATATGCAGATACTTTAACGCTATAAAAAGAATTCCAATTCCCATAAGCTTGTGTATAAAAGCTTCACCAAAAATACTTTAGTCAGTTCTGATAAACATATAAGATAAATCAACAGTATAATTCCAAACGTTGCTTGGGTGCGTTTTTTTCCCATTAACTCAACCTCCTGAACTTATTGAATTTACTTGGATTATATAAATTTCACCCATTTCCCACAAAGTTCACATTTGCAAGAGATTACTTTCCATATCCAGCATAACACAGTTCAGCCAATTTTTCTACGCTTTTCTAGACAGTATAGGCGGCTCATATTACGCTATGACTGGCAAAAATTAAAAATTAGCCTATCGCTGCCCAGCGAGCATGGTGCAGTACACAAGAAGAAAGGGACAAATCAAACTATTATGAATAATATGCCAGCCATGTTATATATTTTTTAGTTGAATTGTATATTCTGGCATATTATGAATGGCATGACTGAACTGTAACTTCCATCGTTCTGACATTCCTGTCCCAGCTTGATAAACTGCACTGAATCTGATACCATAAATTTACAGCTATATTATAATCCATTAATCGTGAAATCCAATTCATCCTCTGGTATTCCAATGGAATGCCCATATTCCAAGACCTTATCCCAAGTATTTTTATTTTACACAGATCATATTTAAATCAATAATTCAATCAAAAATATGTTCTATCAATATAATTTTTTTTCAAATTTTGTACATAATAAAATATTATGATGGAAAATCAAGACCTATTAAATCAGGGAATTAACCGGATAATTTTAATAGCGTCAGTTCCTGTTTGACCATACCGACAATACTTTTTCATATCATAATAATATAAAATAAATTAGGAGGAATAATATGCTCTATTATCCGCATATAGGATACAAAGAAAAACGTACCACAGAACCGACTACGTTTCCGCCTCAGCATCAGACTATGCAGCCCGGATTTGAATATGTCATGTCTCCAAATCCGATTTTTGATAATCCCAATTATGTCGGAACCGAAAAATTACGCAATAAAGTTGCTCTTATTTCCGGAGGCGACAGCGGTATCGGCAAAGCTGCAGCAATTGCCTTTGCCAAAGAAGGAGCCGACATTTCCATAGTCTACTATAATGAACATGAAGATTCCAAGGAAACAGAAAAATACATCAATAATTTAGGAAGAAAATGTATTCTGATCTCTGGTGATTTAAGAGAAGAGGCATTTTGCAAAAAAGCAGTTGATGATACTATCGATGCTTTTAAGCACCTTGATATATTAGTAAACAATGCCGGAGTACAGTTCCCGCAAAACAGTCTGAAGGATATAACTGCGGAACAGTTTGAACATACTTTCCGTGTTAATATTTTTTCATTCTTTTATATTACAAAAGCGGCTCTTCCTTATTTAAAAAGCGGAAGTGCTATTATAAATACAACATCAATTACTGCCTACGCAGGCGATGAATTACTGATCGACTATTCTGCCACCAAGGGAGCCATCGTAAGTTTCACACGATCATTGGCAAAATCCCTCGTAGCACAGGGAATACGTGTAAACGGTGTGGCACCGGGCCCTATTTGGACTCCTCTTCAGCCTGCAAGTTTTCCTAAAGAATATATAACAACATTCGGCACGGATACTCTTATGAAAAGAGCCGGTCAACCTGTGGAACTGGCGCCAACTTACGTTTATCTGGCATCCGATGATTCTACTTATGTTACCGGGCAAATTCTTCATGTAGACGGAGGAGCTTCTATGAGTTCTTAACAAAAAAATAATAGGCAAAATATACAAATTCTCCTTCTTAGCAGATATTTATTTTAATTATTTCGGGCAGAACAGAATATCTACCCGAAATGATTTATTGATATTTATTTTAGTATATTATTTAATTTTTTATAGAATATCCATGTGACTTTATATTTTGTCAATATAACATACCATTTGATAAAATTATACTGTTATCTTTCATCTCATATAACTTTGGAATTTTACAATATCAGAAATTTCAGGAATTAAACCTGGATAAAAATGTCTGCAGCCTTGGGGTTTTAGGATTATCAAACAATTCATCCGGAGATCCTTGTTCAACTATTACTCCTTCATCAAAGAATACTATTCTGTCGGCTATTTCTCGTGCAAAATCCATTTCATGGGTTATTAAAAGCATAGTCATATCGGTGTCGTTGCCTTCGACAGCTATTTCTTTTATAACATCCAGCACTTCACCAACTAATTCGGGATCAAGAGCCGATGTAGGTTCGTCAAACAGCATTATTTTAGGTTTCATTACCAAAGCTCGTGCAATGGCAACTCTTTGCTTTTGACCTCCCGACAGTTGAACAGGATAAATATTTAATTTGTCTATTAAGCCGACTTTTTTTATCATAAGTTCGGCTTGTTTCTTAGCTTCTTTTTTAGACATTCCCAAAACCGTTATAGGGGCTTCCATTACGTTATTCAATACAGTCATATGGGGAAAAAGATAAAAATGTTGAAAAACCATACCAATATCCTTTCTCATTTCGTGAAGATGCTTTTCCTTTGCTCTGACTAATTTGCCGTTTATTTTTTCATGCCACAAAAGTTTGCCTTCAACTTCAATCGTACCGGATGACGGTTCTTCCAATGTCATTAAAAGTCTGGCTAAAGTCGTTTTCCCCGACCCGCTTGGCCCGATCAGAGCAACCTTTTCTCCCGGATAAATTTCAAAATCTATCCCTTTCAAAACTTTCAGATCACCATAAGCTTTAGTGATTTTATTATAACGAATTATAGGTTTTATTGTAATCACTCCTTTCTTTATTAAAATTTTTTATTTAATCGTACATCCAAGCTCTTTATTAATCTCGATGACGGATAGCTAAGTATAAAAAATATAATGCCTACTATTGTAAACCCTTCCAAATATTTAAAAGAACCCGCACCAATTATTTTAGCAGTCTGCAGAATTTCGACAAGTGTTATTGCAGATAATAGGGGAGTTTCCTTAAACATCGTAATTAAATAATTACCTAAAACGGGTAAAATAGGAGGTATCGCTTGAGGCAGTATTATCTTAGTCCAAGTTTCCATCCGTGTAAAATTTAAAGCCTTTGCTGCTTCCCACTGGCCCTGAGGCACATTTTCAATACCGCTTCTATAAACCTCTGACAAATAGGTACTATAATGAATTCCTAAACCTAAAATTCCGGCAGAAAGTGGCTCAAGTGTTAAACCGTATTCAGGAAATACATAAAAAATAAAATATAGTTGTACTAACAAAGGTGTATTTCTGATAAATAAGACTACCCCATTAGTTAAACGAGATACTGGCTTTATTCTTGATTTGGATAAAATGGATAATACTAAACCAAATACAAGAGCAAGAAAAAATCCTGCAAAGGTTGCTACAATAGTGATTTTTAAAGATGCCAATATTTTAGGTAGTATGTTTATAGCAAATTTCCAATCAAACATATTAAACCCTCCATACGGACAGCTTGCATTCCAACATCTTAATACCATATGTTAAAGGTAAGGAAATAACAAAATATATAATTAAAAGCAAGCCGTAAATTTTTGTTGTTTCAAATGTAGAAGAATTAAGTATATTGGCGTGATATGTT is a genomic window of Acidilutibacter cellobiosedens containing:
- a CDS encoding class I tRNA ligase family protein, whose translation is MHGKDNIPFHTIILPALLSGLGINKFPGRIISSEYITLEGRKISTSNNWAVWVLDIIEKYNADSLRYFFIANSPQKRDADFSWREFIDRNNGELLGVYGNLVNRTLVFVKKYFENKIPDGKIDCHIKSRIELLYYEIGNLIENGNLKTAIDEIFDFIKSINKYFDEKSPWITINTDRAGCTNTIYNCLAAIINIANLLQPFLPFSSAKVKGWLNCDTETWKYINLKIGATIAKFDILFERLDKKEIEEELSKLN
- a CDS encoding CPBP family intramembrane glutamic endopeptidase codes for the protein MGIGILFIALKYLHIRTSEIGFQPQKALKNVLYGLLLGVCAYMLAYGIEYSIHSMLGNSPSLQLYVTSYSVNGNLGNQTGLLFFAICVIGNIINVVMEEGVFRGLFLKLAEKKYSFLIAVILSSVLFGFWHIAAPLRSFLNAERSFGGTLMMMLMLVVTTGITGVKFCLLTKISGSLWLPMADHFLNNTIINILHISTITDVDELQIVRITISQTVSFIAVLVIFCKNKFYKRETFR
- a CDS encoding SDR family oxidoreductase is translated as MLYYPHIGYKEKRTTEPTTFPPQHQTMQPGFEYVMSPNPIFDNPNYVGTEKLRNKVALISGGDSGIGKAAAIAFAKEGADISIVYYNEHEDSKETEKYINNLGRKCILISGDLREEAFCKKAVDDTIDAFKHLDILVNNAGVQFPQNSLKDITAEQFEHTFRVNIFSFFYITKAALPYLKSGSAIINTTSITAYAGDELLIDYSATKGAIVSFTRSLAKSLVAQGIRVNGVAPGPIWTPLQPASFPKEYITTFGTDTLMKRAGQPVELAPTYVYLASDDSTYVTGQILHVDGGASMSS
- the ehuA gene encoding ectoine/hydroxyectoine ABC transporter ATP-binding protein EhuA; amino-acid sequence: MITIKPIIRYNKITKAYGDLKVLKGIDFEIYPGEKVALIGPSGSGKTTLARLLMTLEEPSSGTIEVEGKLLWHEKINGKLVRAKEKHLHEMRKDIGMVFQHFYLFPHMTVLNNVMEAPITVLGMSKKEAKKQAELMIKKVGLIDKLNIYPVQLSGGQKQRVAIARALVMKPKIMLFDEPTSALDPELVGEVLDVIKEIAVEGNDTDMTMLLITHEMDFAREIADRIVFFDEGVIVEQGSPDELFDNPKTPRLQTFLSRFNS
- the ehuD gene encoding ectoine/hydroxyectoine ABC transporter permease subunit EhuD — protein: MFDWKFAINILPKILASLKITIVATFAGFFLALVFGLVLSILSKSRIKPVSRLTNGVVLFIRNTPLLVQLYFIFYVFPEYGLTLEPLSAGILGLGIHYSTYLSEVYRSGIENVPQGQWEAAKALNFTRMETWTKIILPQAIPPILPVLGNYLITMFKETPLLSAITLVEILQTAKIIGAGSFKYLEGFTIVGIIFFILSYPSSRLIKSLDVRLNKKF